In one window of Campylobacter coli DNA:
- the ligA gene encoding NAD-dependent DNA ligase LigA, whose amino-acid sequence MTKKEYLEKVALAASWMRAYYEKDEPLASDAEYDALIRELRAFEEQNENEISPDSPTQKIAPTIQSEFKKLSHLSRMWSMEDVFDESELRAWAKRARCEENFFIEPKFDGASLNLLYDNGRLISGATRGDGEIGEDITLNVLEIDNIPKTINYKEKIEIRGEVVILKDDFEKINEKRARLNQSLFANPRNAASGSLRQLDTSITRERNLKFYPWGVGQNSLEFSKHSEIMSFIRELGFLKDDFVKLCANLDEVLKAYNELLSLRDKKPMMMDGMVVRVDDLALCKELGHTVKFPKFMAAFKFPALEKTTRLIGVNLQVGRSGVITPVAVLEPVNLDGVIVKSATLHNFDEIARLDAKINDFVSVIRSGDVIPKITKVFKERRDGLELDIARPQFCPTCKSELLDEGTLIKCQNIDCEDRLVNSIIHFVSKKCLNIDGLGESIVELLFKEKKITTLESIFHLKFSDFEGLEGFKEKKINNILNAIEQARDCELFRFITALGIEHIGEVAAKKLALSFGKEWHKQSLEAYANLEGFGEQMALSLCEFSRVNSARIDEFYKLLNLKEQKVQIQEDSVIFGKTFVITGTLSRPRDEFKNLIESLGGKVSGSVSKKTDYVLFGQEAGSKLDKAQELGVKCIDENEFNELIEK is encoded by the coding sequence ATGACAAAAAAAGAGTACTTAGAAAAAGTTGCCTTGGCTGCTTCTTGGATGAGGGCGTATTATGAAAAGGATGAGCCTTTAGCAAGTGATGCAGAATATGATGCTTTGATTAGAGAATTAAGAGCTTTTGAAGAGCAAAATGAAAATGAAATTTCTCCTGATTCTCCTACGCAAAAAATAGCCCCTACTATACAAAGCGAATTTAAAAAACTTTCTCATTTAAGTCGTATGTGGTCGATGGAAGATGTTTTTGATGAGAGCGAGCTTAGAGCATGGGCAAAGCGTGCAAGATGTGAAGAGAATTTTTTTATAGAGCCTAAATTTGATGGAGCAAGCTTAAATTTGCTTTATGATAATGGTAGACTAATAAGCGGTGCGACAAGAGGAGATGGGGAAATAGGTGAGGATATCACGCTTAATGTGCTTGAAATCGACAATATCCCAAAAACTATAAACTATAAAGAAAAGATAGAAATTCGCGGCGAAGTGGTGATTTTAAAAGATGATTTTGAAAAAATCAATGAAAAAAGAGCCCGTTTAAACCAAAGCTTATTTGCAAATCCACGCAATGCCGCAAGTGGGAGTTTAAGACAACTTGACACAAGTATCACAAGAGAAAGAAATTTGAAATTTTATCCTTGGGGGGTAGGGCAAAACTCACTTGAATTTAGCAAACACAGCGAGATTATGAGTTTTATAAGAGAGCTTGGCTTTTTAAAAGATGACTTTGTAAAGCTTTGTGCAAATTTAGATGAGGTTTTAAAAGCTTATAACGAGCTTTTAAGCCTAAGAGATAAAAAGCCTATGATGATGGATGGAATGGTGGTAAGAGTAGATGACCTTGCACTTTGTAAAGAGCTAGGCCATACTGTGAAATTTCCAAAATTTATGGCAGCTTTTAAATTTCCAGCCTTAGAAAAAACTACGCGTTTAATAGGGGTAAATTTGCAGGTTGGAAGAAGCGGGGTAATCACTCCTGTGGCGGTTTTAGAGCCTGTAAATTTAGATGGAGTTATCGTAAAATCTGCCACACTTCATAATTTTGATGAAATTGCAAGACTTGATGCAAAGATCAATGATTTTGTAAGCGTGATAAGAAGTGGTGATGTGATACCAAAAATCACTAAAGTTTTTAAAGAGCGTAGAGATGGCTTAGAGCTTGATATAGCTAGACCTCAGTTTTGTCCTACTTGCAAAAGCGAACTTTTAGATGAGGGAACTTTGATCAAATGTCAAAATATTGATTGTGAAGATAGGCTTGTAAATTCTATCATTCATTTTGTTTCTAAAAAATGTTTAAATATCGATGGGCTTGGAGAAAGTATAGTCGAACTTTTATTTAAAGAAAAAAAAATAACCACTCTTGAGAGTATTTTTCATCTCAAATTTAGTGATTTTGAAGGCCTAGAAGGTTTTAAAGAAAAAAAGATCAATAATATTTTAAATGCTATTGAGCAAGCAAGGGATTGTGAGCTTTTTCGTTTTATCACTGCTTTGGGGATCGAGCATATTGGAGAAGTGGCTGCTAAAAAGCTAGCTTTAAGTTTTGGTAAAGAATGGCACAAGCAAAGTTTGGAAGCTTATGCCAATTTAGAAGGCTTTGGTGAGCAAATGGCTCTTTCTTTGTGTGAGTTTTCTCGTGTAAATAGCGCAAGAATTGATGAGTTTTATAAGCTTTTAAATTTAAAAGAGCAAAAAGTACAAATTCAAGAAGATAGTGTTATTTTTGGCAAGACTTTTGTGATCACAGGCACGCTTTCGCGCCCTAGAGATGAGTTTAAAAATCTAATAGAAAGCCTTGGAGGCAAGGTTAGCGGATCGGTTTCTAAAAAGACTGATTATGTACTTTTTGGTCAAGAAGCAGGTTCTAAACTCGATAAGGCTCAAGAGCTGGGTGTAAAATGTATTGATGAGAACGAATTTAATGAGCTTATTGAAAAATAA
- a CDS encoding TlyA family RNA methyltransferase has protein sequence MRYDIFVAKRLNLSRNKALELIENEEILLNSKPYKASFDVQNLLKNKIADQEELLNSKELNLELLGELYVSRAAFKLKYFLENHNINIANKTCLDIGSSTGGFVQILLEHKALKVSALDVGDNQLHPSLRDDKRIEVIENTDLRTFKSEQKFDFITCDVSFISLTHLLSYIDNLALKDIVLLFKPQFEVGKQAKRDKKGVLKDEKAVFKAMREFENACARLGWILQCCEESKIKGKEGNVEYFYYYTKK, from the coding sequence ATGAGATATGATATTTTTGTAGCAAAGCGTTTAAATCTTAGCAGAAATAAAGCTTTAGAATTGATAGAAAATGAAGAAATTTTGCTTAACTCCAAGCCTTATAAAGCTTCTTTTGATGTGCAAAATCTGCTTAAAAACAAGATAGCAGATCAAGAAGAACTTTTAAATTCCAAAGAATTAAATTTAGAGCTTTTGGGTGAGCTTTATGTTTCTCGTGCGGCTTTTAAGCTTAAATATTTTTTAGAAAATCATAATATCAATATAGCAAATAAAACCTGCCTTGATATAGGTTCAAGCACAGGCGGTTTTGTGCAAATTTTATTAGAACACAAGGCTTTAAAAGTAAGCGCTTTAGATGTGGGCGATAATCAACTCCATCCTAGTTTACGTGATGATAAAAGGATTGAAGTTATTGAAAATACGGATTTAAGAACTTTTAAAAGCGAACAAAAATTTGATTTTATCACTTGTGATGTCAGTTTTATTTCTTTAACTCATTTGCTTTCGTATATTGATAATTTAGCTTTAAAAGATATAGTTTTACTTTTTAAACCCCAATTTGAAGTTGGTAAGCAAGCAAAAAGAGATAAAAAAGGTGTTTTAAAAGATGAAAAGGCTGTGTTTAAAGCTATGAGAGAATTTGAAAATGCTTGTGCGCGTTTAGGTTGGATCTTGCAATGTTGTGAAGAGTCTAAAATCAAAGGAAAAGAGGGCAATGTTGAATATTTTTACTACTACACTAAAAAATAA
- a CDS encoding bifunctional riboflavin kinase/FAD synthetase has product MNIFTTTLKNNIKTLAIGCFDGVHLGHKKLIECLDDSGALLIIDKFKSKKLCTNQDKAFLAQKEIIELDFESIKALDGKDFLQALKEEFVNLERIVVGFDFSFGKNRSYKAKDIEALSGIKTTIIDEFRLGGVGVHASLIKEYLTQGDIKKANSFLGRNYAIKGKLIKGQGLGSKELFATLNLECEEYFLPKNGVYASIVSFRDKCYKSVSFVGVRSSDMQFAIESHIIEKFDESLAIGEVLELEFVEFLRENQKFNDLAQLKEQISKDINQAKACLG; this is encoded by the coding sequence TTGAATATTTTTACTACTACACTAAAAAATAATATTAAAACCTTAGCCATAGGATGTTTTGATGGAGTTCATTTAGGGCATAAAAAACTTATAGAATGCTTAGATGATTCGGGGGCTCTTTTGATTATCGATAAATTTAAGAGTAAAAAACTTTGCACCAATCAAGACAAAGCATTCCTAGCTCAAAAAGAGATTATAGAACTTGATTTTGAAAGCATCAAGGCTTTAGATGGTAAGGATTTTTTACAAGCTTTAAAAGAAGAATTTGTAAATTTGGAGCGTATAGTTGTAGGTTTTGATTTTTCTTTTGGAAAAAATAGAAGCTATAAAGCAAAAGATATAGAAGCACTTAGTGGGATTAAAACAACGATTATAGATGAATTTAGATTAGGTGGAGTGGGTGTTCATGCAAGCTTGATTAAAGAGTATTTGACACAGGGTGATATCAAAAAGGCAAATTCTTTCTTGGGGCGAAATTATGCAATCAAAGGCAAGCTTATAAAAGGTCAAGGACTTGGCTCAAAAGAACTTTTTGCAACTTTAAATTTAGAATGCGAGGAATATTTTTTACCTAAAAATGGAGTTTATGCTAGCATTGTGAGTTTTCGAGATAAATGCTATAAGAGCGTCAGTTTTGTAGGTGTGCGCTCTAGTGATATGCAATTTGCTATAGAAAGTCATATTATAGAAAAATTTGATGAAAGCTTGGCTATAGGGGAAGTTTTAGAGCTTGAATTTGTAGAATTTCTAAGAGAAAATCAAAAATTTAACGACCTTGCCCAACTTAAAGAACAAATTTCAAAAGATATAAATCAAGCTAAAGCGTGTTTAGGATAG
- the cmoA gene encoding carboxy-S-adenosyl-L-methionine synthase CmoA: MKDELFKEKLTKQFEFDKSVASVFDDMINRSVPFYKENLELCANLIKKLTKERAKVCDLGCSSANFLIFLASLRKDLKLFGVDNAPSMLEIAKSKAQAYGLNIEFFEANLCDFVFFQSDVFVANYTLQFIRPPKRQELVNEIYKNLNKGGIFIMSEKILYEDAFLSKNMIELYADYKERQGYSKIEIAAKREALENVLIPYSEKENLDMLKNAGFEKIESVFKWVNFETFIAFK, encoded by the coding sequence ATGAAAGATGAACTTTTTAAAGAAAAATTAACCAAACAATTTGAATTTGATAAGAGTGTTGCAAGTGTTTTTGATGATATGATTAACCGCTCTGTGCCTTTTTATAAAGAAAATTTAGAACTTTGTGCAAATTTGATAAAAAAATTGACTAAAGAGAGGGCAAAGGTTTGTGATTTGGGCTGTTCTAGTGCGAATTTTTTAATTTTTTTAGCCAGCTTAAGAAAAGATCTTAAGCTTTTTGGTGTGGATAATGCTCCTTCTATGCTTGAAATCGCCAAATCAAAAGCACAAGCTTATGGCTTAAATATAGAATTTTTTGAAGCGAATTTGTGTGATTTTGTATTTTTTCAAAGTGATGTATTTGTGGCTAATTATACTTTGCAATTTATTCGTCCGCCTAAAAGACAAGAACTTGTTAATGAAATTTATAAGAATTTAAACAAAGGTGGTATTTTCATCATGAGCGAAAAAATTCTTTATGAAGATGCTTTTTTGTCTAAAAATATGATAGAACTTTATGCGGATTATAAAGAAAGACAAGGTTATTCTAAAATCGAAATTGCAGCCAAAAGGGAGGCTTTGGAAAATGTTCTTATCCCTTATAGTGAAAAAGAAAATTTAGATATGCTTAAAAATGCAGGATTTGAAAAAATAGAAAGTGTTTTTAAGTGGGTTAATTTTGAAACCTTTATAGCCTTTAAATAA
- a CDS encoding EexN family lipoprotein, which yields MNKAILLTLIGLFFTACEQTKSVEYYKAHPEEAKKRSDECRLKSIISQDCVNAHSVAIPKEDWDEGHDTQTR from the coding sequence ATGAATAAAGCAATACTACTTACCCTTATTGGTTTATTTTTTACAGCTTGTGAACAAACCAAAAGTGTAGAATACTACAAAGCTCATCCCGAAGAAGCCAAAAAAAGAAGTGATGAATGTCGCTTGAAATCTATCATCAGTCAAGATTGTGTAAATGCTCATAGCGTTGCCATCCCAAAAGAAGATTGGGATGAAGGCCATGATACACAAACAAGATAA
- a CDS encoding trimeric intracellular cation channel family protein, translating to MEISALTITILYIIGISAEGMTGALAAGRHKMDLFGVIFIALVTAIGGGSIRDVLLGHYPLTWVKHPEYIVLICLCALVATKIPRIVSRLESLFLTLDAIGLVVFSILGAQIAIEQNHGFIIAISAAVITGVFGGILRDILCMRIPLVFQKEIYAGIAIIAGAIYYALMVYLQLHALICTLVTLFVGVTARLLAIKYQWSLPIFSYNEEK from the coding sequence ATGGAAATTAGTGCTTTAACTATAACTATACTCTATATTATAGGAATTTCAGCAGAGGGCATGACGGGTGCTTTGGCTGCAGGCAGACATAAAATGGATCTTTTTGGAGTAATTTTCATAGCTTTAGTAACTGCCATAGGAGGCGGAAGCATACGCGATGTGCTTTTAGGTCATTATCCGCTTACTTGGGTTAAACACCCTGAATACATTGTTTTAATTTGCCTTTGTGCTCTTGTTGCTACTAAAATTCCACGCATTGTTAGTAGATTAGAAAGTTTATTTTTAACACTTGATGCCATAGGACTTGTAGTCTTTAGCATACTTGGTGCACAAATTGCAATAGAACAAAACCATGGCTTTATCATCGCAATCTCTGCAGCAGTAATCACAGGTGTTTTTGGTGGAATTTTAAGAGATATTTTATGTATGAGAATTCCTTTAGTTTTCCAAAAAGAAATTTATGCAGGAATTGCAATCATAGCAGGGGCGATTTATTACGCTTTAATGGTTTATCTTCAACTGCATGCTTTAATTTGCACGCTTGTAACGCTATTTGTAGGAGTTACAGCAAGACTTTTAGCAATCAAATATCAATGGTCTTTGCCTATTTTTTCCTATAATGAGGAAAAATAA
- a CDS encoding DNA/RNA non-specific endonuclease: protein MKFIIFLLAFTLHVFALEAYKPDKDFASYFNPLNCSVVLDKFFYINCYDYKLKGTKAVAYKVEASNLKEKQIKKRARFEDDTNIPKKYRSTWSDYKNSGYTRGHIASNASFRFSKAAQTSVFLMSNITPQNAQINATVWNEIEQRERSLAFKFQSVEVLNLILYGKNPKFIKNGIAIPSSYIKIIKTPRFKECYEVPNNDIQSEEINDYKISCNKF from the coding sequence ATGAAATTTATTATCTTTTTACTAGCATTTACACTTCATGTTTTTGCTTTAGAAGCCTATAAACCCGATAAAGATTTTGCATCTTATTTTAATCCTCTAAATTGCTCCGTTGTTTTGGATAAATTTTTTTATATCAATTGTTATGATTATAAACTCAAAGGCACCAAAGCCGTAGCTTATAAGGTAGAAGCGTCTAATCTGAAAGAAAAACAGATCAAAAAACGAGCTCGCTTTGAAGATGATACAAATATCCCTAAAAAATACCGTAGCACTTGGAGCGATTATAAAAATAGTGGCTATACCCGAGGACACATAGCTTCAAATGCCTCTTTTCGTTTTAGTAAAGCAGCACAAACATCAGTTTTTTTAATGAGTAATATCACTCCACAAAATGCACAAATCAACGCAACGGTTTGGAATGAAATCGAACAAAGAGAAAGAAGTCTTGCTTTTAAATTTCAAAGTGTTGAAGTGCTAAATCTAATACTTTATGGTAAAAATCCTAAATTCATTAAAAATGGTATCGCTATACCGAGTTCTTATATTAAGATCATCAAAACTCCTCGATTTAAAGAATGTTATGAGGTGCCAAATAACGATATCCAGAGTGAAGAAATCAATGATTATAAAATTTCTTGCAATAAATTCTAA
- the nth gene encoding endonuclease III — translation MKRNSEIKELFLKHFDKPTTELKFSNLYELLVCVMLSAQCTDKRVNLITPELFKAYPDITSLANANLSSLKTYIQSCSFYNNKAQNLIKMAQSVCENFNAQIPLEEEKLKSLAGVGQKTAHVVLIEWCGANCMAVDTHVFRVSHRLGLSKAKTPEATEEDLTRIFKDNLNYLHQAMVLFGRYVCKAKKPLCKECFLNHLCKSKDKELE, via the coding sequence ATGAAAAGAAATTCAGAAATCAAAGAACTTTTTTTAAAACATTTTGACAAGCCCACCACAGAATTAAAGTTTTCAAATCTTTATGAACTTTTAGTCTGTGTGATGCTTTCTGCGCAATGCACTGATAAAAGGGTTAATCTTATCACCCCTGAGCTTTTTAAAGCTTATCCTGATATCACAAGTCTTGCAAATGCAAATTTATCGAGCCTTAAAACCTATATACAAAGCTGTTCTTTTTACAATAACAAAGCTCAAAATCTCATCAAAATGGCTCAATCAGTCTGTGAAAATTTCAATGCCCAAATTCCATTAGAGGAAGAAAAATTAAAATCCTTAGCTGGAGTAGGGCAAAAAACAGCCCATGTGGTTTTGATTGAATGGTGCGGTGCAAACTGCATGGCAGTAGACACTCATGTTTTTCGCGTTTCTCATCGCTTAGGACTTAGTAAGGCCAAAACTCCCGAAGCTACCGAAGAGGATTTAACACGCATATTTAAAGATAATCTTAACTATCTCCATCAAGCTATGGTGCTTTTTGGGCGCTATGTTTGCAAGGCTAAAAAACCCCTATGCAAAGAATGTTTTCTAAACCATCTTTGCAAAAGTAAAGACAAGGAGCTTGAATGA
- a CDS encoding peptidylprolyl isomerase, producing the protein MRKVSLIAAALIAGVALNLNAATIATVNGKNISDTEVSEFFAPMLRGEDFKSLPDHQKNALLQQYIMQDLILQDAKKQNLEKDPLYKKELERAKDSILINVYQEKILNSIKIDSSKVKAFYEQNKEKYIKPAAVQAKHILVSSEEEAKDIIKELKGLKGKALDDKFSQLAKEKSIDPGSKNQGGELGWFDQSTMVKPFTDAAFALKNGTITTTPIKTNFGYHVILKENSRAKEQIKFDDVKKGIENGLKFEEFKKVINQKGQDLLNNAKVEYK; encoded by the coding sequence ATGAGAAAAGTTTCTTTAATTGCCGCAGCTTTAATTGCAGGTGTAGCTTTAAATTTAAATGCAGCTACTATAGCTACTGTAAATGGTAAAAATATAAGCGATACTGAAGTGAGTGAATTTTTTGCACCGATGCTTAGAGGAGAGGATTTTAAAAGCTTGCCTGATCATCAAAAAAATGCTCTTTTGCAACAATACATCATGCAAGATTTGATACTACAAGATGCTAAAAAACAAAATTTGGAAAAAGATCCTCTTTATAAAAAAGAATTAGAACGTGCAAAAGATAGCATACTTATTAATGTTTATCAAGAAAAAATTCTTAATTCTATTAAAATTGATTCTTCTAAAGTTAAAGCATTTTATGAACAAAATAAAGAAAAATATATCAAACCTGCTGCAGTTCAAGCTAAGCACATTTTAGTATCTAGCGAGGAAGAGGCTAAAGATATTATTAAAGAACTCAAAGGTTTAAAAGGTAAAGCTTTAGATGATAAATTCAGTCAACTTGCTAAAGAAAAATCAATCGATCCAGGTTCAAAAAATCAAGGTGGAGAATTAGGTTGGTTTGATCAATCAACAATGGTAAAACCTTTTACTGACGCAGCATTTGCACTTAAAAATGGTACTATTACAACCACTCCTATAAAAACAAATTTTGGTTACCATGTAATCTTAAAAGAAAATTCTCGTGCAAAAGAACAAATTAAATTTGATGATGTTAAAAAAGGCATTGAAAATGGTTTGAAATTTGAAGAATTTAAAAAAGTGATCAATCAAAAAGGTCAAGATTTGTTAAACAATGCTAAAGTGGAATACAAATAA
- the fbaA gene encoding class II fructose-bisphosphate aldolase — MGLLDIVKAGVVSGDELNKVYEYAKAQGFAIPAVNVVGTDSINAVLEAAKKVNSPVIIQFSNGGAKFYAGKNCPQGDVLGAISGAKHVHLLAKAYGIPVILHTDHAARKLLPWIDGLIEANAEYKKTHGQALFSSHMLDLSEEDLEDNLSTCETYLKKLDSLGISLELELGCTGGEEDGVDNTGIDNSKLYTQPEDVALAYERLGKISDKFSIAASFGNVHGVYKPGNVSLQPEILKNSQKFVKEKFGLEADKPINFVFHGGSGSELKDIKDAVSYGVVKMNIDTDTQWAFWDGVREYEAKNRAYLQGQIGNPEGDDKPNKKYYDPRVWLRSGEEGMIKRLELAFEDLNCIGRN; from the coding sequence ATGGGCTTGTTAGACATCGTAAAAGCAGGGGTTGTTAGCGGAGATGAGCTTAATAAAGTTTATGAATACGCTAAAGCACAAGGTTTTGCTATCCCTGCTGTTAATGTAGTGGGAACTGATTCGATCAATGCTGTTTTAGAAGCTGCTAAAAAAGTAAATTCTCCTGTTATTATCCAATTTTCTAATGGAGGGGCGAAATTTTATGCAGGGAAAAATTGTCCGCAAGGTGATGTATTAGGAGCGATTAGTGGAGCTAAGCATGTGCATTTGCTTGCTAAGGCTTATGGTATCCCAGTGATTTTGCATACAGATCATGCTGCTAGAAAACTTTTGCCTTGGATAGATGGACTTATAGAAGCAAATGCTGAATATAAAAAAACTCATGGACAGGCTTTATTTAGCTCTCATATGCTTGATCTTAGCGAAGAGGATTTAGAAGACAATCTAAGCACTTGCGAAACATATCTTAAAAAACTTGATTCTTTGGGAATTTCACTCGAACTTGAACTTGGTTGCACGGGTGGAGAAGAAGATGGAGTGGATAATACAGGTATTGATAATTCTAAACTTTATACCCAGCCTGAAGATGTAGCACTTGCATATGAAAGACTTGGAAAAATCAGCGATAAATTTTCAATAGCAGCCAGCTTTGGAAATGTGCATGGAGTTTATAAACCAGGCAATGTAAGCTTACAGCCTGAAATTCTTAAAAATTCACAAAAATTTGTAAAAGAAAAATTTGGCCTAGAAGCTGATAAGCCGATCAATTTTGTTTTTCATGGTGGAAGCGGAAGTGAACTAAAAGATATCAAAGATGCAGTGAGTTATGGTGTGGTAAAAATGAATATCGATACAGATACTCAATGGGCATTTTGGGATGGAGTTCGTGAGTATGAAGCAAAGAATCGTGCATATTTACAAGGTCAAATTGGTAATCCAGAAGGCGATGATAAGCCTAATAAAAAATACTACGATCCGCGTGTTTGGCTAAGAAGCGGTGAGGAAGGTATGATAAAACGTTTAGAGCTTGCTTTTGAAGATTTAAATTGTATAGGAAGAAATTAA
- a CDS encoding MotA/TolQ/ExbB proton channel family protein: MDIRSDEISELILPESKEKKGYLVYLKIIFIPALLYVFILLGYYNIINFKVELHTVVMIGFIFFTALVFARHSSEYAYSIFEQQKDEFKQALKRHIMKHFLTIGKDTKSNASFDDFAYAYVKGSRNENFASIGAAIFPMMGILGTFISIALSMPNFSSSDTAALEQEIALLLSGVGTAFYVSIYGIFLALWWMFFEKFGKSKIERLLNRQKNSTSGFFWTKEELDQRYLSESLQHFEKIGAIFKQVSNQDFFAELDHTIDRKFGIFQDMLNVEEKAIRLSGEHIKQTMGELSRAQRDQRDLGKMYGEMLNGIGMLNQNLKEINMRMSEQYNRLLDISNEKIQHFDKTLLAFDEKVDRFGKNFELYEKAILESQEKVFEGFKTSLFEGMHKFKEVYEEEKSIDAKIKMMDKLKQEIKNLNEETNEVMAKIGKTPSITQEEQDNIENEILSSEKITENTEQTKEIQNDSDTLDSNKNFNKEEKEDK; this comes from the coding sequence ATGGATATAAGATCGGATGAAATTTCAGAACTCATTCTGCCAGAAAGTAAAGAGAAAAAAGGATATTTAGTTTATTTAAAAATTATTTTTATACCTGCTTTACTTTATGTTTTTATTTTATTGGGTTATTATAATATTATAAATTTCAAAGTCGAATTGCATACTGTTGTTATGATAGGCTTTATTTTTTTCACAGCCCTTGTGTTTGCAAGGCATAGTTCTGAGTATGCATATAGTATTTTTGAACAACAAAAAGATGAATTTAAACAAGCCTTAAAAAGACATATTATGAAGCATTTTCTTACCATAGGTAAAGATACAAAATCCAATGCAAGTTTTGATGATTTTGCTTATGCTTATGTTAAGGGTTCAAGGAATGAAAATTTTGCTAGTATTGGTGCGGCTATTTTTCCTATGATGGGAATTTTAGGAACCTTTATCAGTATAGCATTATCTATGCCTAATTTTAGCTCTAGTGATACAGCGGCTTTAGAGCAAGAGATCGCTCTTTTACTAAGTGGTGTAGGGACTGCTTTTTATGTTTCAATTTATGGTATTTTTCTAGCTCTTTGGTGGATGTTTTTTGAAAAATTTGGAAAGAGTAAGATCGAGCGTTTGTTAAATCGCCAAAAAAATTCTACAAGCGGATTTTTTTGGACAAAAGAAGAACTTGATCAAAGATATTTGAGTGAAAGCTTGCAACATTTTGAAAAAATCGGTGCTATTTTTAAACAAGTAAGCAATCAAGATTTTTTTGCAGAACTTGATCATACTATAGATAGAAAATTTGGAATTTTTCAAGATATGCTCAATGTAGAAGAAAAAGCTATAAGATTGAGTGGGGAGCATATTAAGCAAACTATGGGCGAGTTAAGCAGGGCACAAAGAGATCAAAGAGATCTTGGAAAAATGTATGGTGAAATGCTAAATGGTATAGGAATGCTTAATCAAAATTTAAAAGAAATCAATATGCGAATGTCTGAGCAATATAACCGTCTTCTTGATATCAGCAATGAAAAAATTCAGCATTTTGATAAGACCTTGCTTGCTTTTGATGAAAAGGTGGATCGTTTTGGTAAAAATTTTGAATTATATGAAAAAGCTATTTTAGAAAGTCAAGAAAAGGTTTTTGAAGGCTTTAAGACAAGTCTTTTTGAGGGTATGCATAAATTTAAAGAAGTTTATGAGGAAGAAAAAAGTATCGATGCGAAAATCAAAATGATGGATAAATTAAAGCAAGAAATCAAGAATTTAAATGAAGAAACAAATGAAGTGATGGCTAAGATAGGTAAAACTCCTAGTATTACTCAAGAAGAGCAAGATAATATAGAAAATGAAATTCTTTCAAGCGAAAAGATAACTGAAAATACAGAACAAACTAAAGAAATACAAAACGATAGCGATACTTTAGATTCTAATAAAAATTTTAATAAAGAAGAAAAAGAAGATAAATGA